In Phaseolus vulgaris cultivar G19833 chromosome 10, P. vulgaris v2.0, whole genome shotgun sequence, a single genomic region encodes these proteins:
- the LOC137819707 gene encoding 26S proteasome regulatory subunit 7: MAIEHDDDLKDEKNPRPLDEDDIALLKTYGLGPYSTSIKKAEKEIKDMAKKVNDLCGIKESDTGLAAPSQWDLVSDKQMMQEEQPLQVARCTKIINPNSEDAKYVINVKQIAKFVVGLGDKVSPTDIEEGMRVGVDRNKYQIQIPLPPKIDPSVTMMTVEEKPDVTYNDVGGCKEQIEKMREVVELPMLHPEKFVKLGIDPPKGVLCYGPPGTGKTLLARAVANRTDACFIRVIGSELVQKYVGEGARMVRELFQMARSKKACIVFFDEVDAIGGARFDDGVGGDNEVQRTMLEIVNQLDGFDARGNIKVLMATNRPDTLDPALLRPGRLDRKVEFGLPDLESRTQIFKIHTRTMNCERDIRFELLARLCPNSTGADIRSVCTEAGMYAIRARRKTVTEKDFLDAVNKVIKGYQKFSATPKYMVYN, encoded by the exons ATGGCGATTGAACACGATGACGATCTCAAGGACGAGAAGAACCCTCGACCCCTCGACGAGGATGACATCGCACTCCTCAAAACCTAC GGTTTGGGACCTTACTCCACAAGCATAAAAAAGGCAGAGAAGGAAATCAAAGACATGGCTAAGAAAGTGAATGACTTGTGTG GAATCAAGGAGTCTGATACTGGTTTAGCTGCACCAAGCCAGTGGGATCTTGTTTCTGATAAGCAAATGATGCAGGAGGAGCAGCCTCTTCAG GTGGCACGATGCACCAAGATTATAAATCCAAACTCTGAAGATGCTAAATATGTTATCAATGTGAAGCAGATTGCAAAG TTTGTTGTTGGGTTAGGAGACAAGGTTTCCCCCACTGACATAGAGGAAGGGATGCGTGTTGG GGTTGATAGAAACAAATATCAGATTCAGATACCTTTGCCTCCAAAAATTGATCCAAGTGTAACCATGATGACAGTTGAAGAGAAGCCAGATGTGACATATAATGATGTTGGTGGATGTAAGGAGCAGATTGAAAAGATGCGTGAG GTTGTTGAACTTCCCATGCTTCACCCAGAGAAATTCGTCAAGCTTGGGATTGATCCTCCAAAGGGTGTTCTTTGTTATGGTCCCCCAGGAACCGGGAAAACACTTCTGGCCAGGGCTGTGGCTAATAGAACTGATGCTTGTTTTATAAGAGTTATTGGAAGTGAGCTAGTTCAGAAATATGTTGGTGAGGGGGCTAGGATGGTTCGTGAACTATTTCAG ATGGCTCGTTCAAAGAAGGCGTGCATTGTGTtttttgatgaagttgatgCAATTGGAGGTGCACGATTTGATGATGGTGTTGGTGGTGACAATGAGGTTCAACGCACCATGCTTGAAATTGTGAATCAGCTTGATGGATTTGATGCTCGTGGAAACATCAAAGTTTTGATGGCAACAAACAG GCCTGACACTCTAGATCCTGCACTACTACGACCTGGGCGATTGGACCGTAAAGTTGAATTTGGCCTTCCTGATTTAGAGAGCAGGACACAGATATTCAAGATACACACGAGAACCATGAACTGTGAAAGGGATATCCGATTTGAACTTTTGGCTCGGCTTTGCCCAAATTCCACTG GAGCTGACATAAGGAGTGTATGCACGGAAGCTGGAATGTATGCTATCCGTGCCAGGAGGAAGACTGTAACAGAGAAAGACTTCCTTGATGCAGTAAATAAAGTCATCAAAGGATATCAGAAGTTCAGTGCTACTCCCAAATATATGGTCTACAATTGA
- the LOC137818141 gene encoding protein STRUBBELIG-RECEPTOR FAMILY 6-like encodes MVLDSRLVLVLFISTCILAINGGETDPNDVASLKVMFQSMNSPPQLNWNGDDPCGQSWQGITCSGNRVTEIKLPGRSLSGSLGYQLESLSLVTNLDLSNNNLGGTIPYQLPPNLQYLNLANNNFNGEVPYSLSQKTSLVVVNLGHNQLQQALNVDFQKLSSLSTLDLSFNSLTGNLPQTLSSLSSISTMYLQNNQFTGTINVLANLPLETLNVGNNHFTGWIPEQLNNINLQKDGNDWSSGPAPPPPPGTPPVATRNRNHRSGGQTPSDAGSSSDGGKKSGIGGGGIAGIVISILVVGAIVAFFLVKKRSKKSFSDIEKLDNQPLAPHTSRHHEVNSMQTSSVIDLNTFDTPAAPISLKPPPIDRHKSFDEDEFSKKPTTVIKPTTVKKTVTAPTNVKSYSIADLQIATGSFSVDQLLGEGSFGRVYRAQFDDGKVLAVKKIDSSVLPNDLSDDFLELVSSISNLHHPNVTELAGYCSEHGQHLLVYEFHQNGSLHDFLHLPDEYSKPLIWNSRVKIALGIARALEYLHEVCSPSVVHKNIKSANILLDTDLNPHLSDSGLASYIPNANQVLNNNSGSGYEAPEVGMSGQYTLKSDVFSFGVIMLELLSGRKPFDSSRPRSEQGLVRWATPQLHDIDALAKMVDPALEGLYPVKSLSRFADVIALCVQPEPEFRPPMSEVVQALVRLVQRTNMSKRTTFGTDQGGSNRGGDNQESQDM; translated from the exons ATGGTGTTGGATTCAAGGCTGGTGCTGGTACTGTTCATCAGCACTTGCATTTTGGCCATCAATGGCGGCGAAACAGATCCAAATGACG TTGCTTCTCTGAAGGTTATGTTTCAAAGTATGAACTCACCACCCCAGCTAAATTGGAATGGGGATGATCCTTGTGGACAGTCTTGGCAAGGCATCACTTGCTCTGGCAATCGAGTCACAGAGAT TAAGTTACCTGGTCGTTCACTTTCCGGATctttgggttaccagctagaatCCTTGTCATTGGTTACAAACCT AGACTTGAGTAACAATAATCTTGGTGGCACCATACCATACCAACTTCCTCCTAATCTACAGTACTT AAATCTTGCCAATAATAATTTCAATGGGGAAGTCCCTTATTCTCTTTCTCAGAAGACTTCGCTTGTAGTCGT gAATCTTGGTCACAATCAGCTCCAGCAAGCACTTAATGTTGATTTTCAAAAGCTTTCTTCCCTCTCTACATT GGATCTCTCATTCAATTCTTTGACTGGTAACCTGCCTCAGACTCTGAGCTCACTTTCCAGCATAAGCACCAT GTATCTGCAAAACAACCAGTTTACAGGCACCATTAATGTCCTTGCTAATCTGCCTCTGGAAACGCT GAATGTGGGAAATAATCATTTTACTGGCTGGATACCAGAACAATTGAATAACATAAACCTGCA AAAGGATGGTAATGATTGGAGCTCAGGACCTGCACCCCCACCTCCTCCCGGGACACCTCCAGTAGCAACAAGAAATCGAAATCACAGATCTGGTGGACAGACCCCATCAGATGCTGGCTCAAGCAGCGATGGAGGCAAAAAATCTGGTATTGGAGGTGGTGGCATTGCTGGAATAGTGATCTCCATCTTGGTTGTTGGGGCAATAGTAGCATTCTTTCTGGTGAAGAAAAGATCCAAGAAGTCGTTTAGTGATATTGAAAAGCTTGACAATCAGCCCTTGGCTCCTCATACTTCACGTCATCATG AAGTGAATTCAATGCAAACCTCATCTGTAATTGACTTGAATACATTTGATACACCTGCGGCCCCAATAAGTCTTAAACCTCCACCTATTGATCGTCATAAGTCATTTGACGAGGATGAGTTTTCAAAGAAGCCCACTACAGTCATTAAGCCCACTACAGTAAAGAAGACCGTCACAGCTCCTACAAATGTAAAATCTTATTCTATAGCTGACCTACAGATTGCTACTGGAAGCTTCAGTGTGGATCAACTTCTTGGTGAGGGGTCTTTTGGACGTGTGTATCGGGCTCAATTTGATGATGGAAAG GTTCTTGCTGTCAAGAAGATAGATTCATCTGTCCTTCCCAATGATTTGTCTGACGATTTTCTGGAACTGGTTTCAAGCATATCTAATTTGCACCATCCCAATGTGACAGAGCTTGCAGGTTATTGTTCAGAGCATGGACAACACCTACTAGTCTATGAGTTTCATCAAAATGGATCACTGCATGACTTCCTTCACCTACCTGATGAGTATAGTAAACCATTGATATGGAATTCACGTGTGAAGATTGCTTTGGGGATTGCACGGGCTTTAGA GTACCTCCATGAAGTTTGTTCACCATCTGTTGTTCATAAGAATATAAAGTCAGCCAACATATTGCTTGATACAGATCTTAATCCTCATCTTTCCGACAGTGGATTGGCAAGCTATATTCCAAATGCAAATCAG GTATTGAACAATAATTCTGGATCTGGATATGAAGCTCCCGAAGTTGGCATGTCTGGCCAATATACTCTTAAGAGTGATGTCTTTAGCTTTGGAGTTATCATGTTGGAACTTCTTAGTGGACGGAAACCATTTGATAG CTCAAGGCCAAGGTCTGAGCAGGGTTTGGTTCGATGGGCAACACCTCAACTCCATGATATCGATGCTCTGGCTAAAATGGTTGATCCTGCATTAGAAGGACTATACCCTGTGAAGTCTCTTTCTCGATTTGCAGATGTTATTGCTCTTTGTGTTCAG CCGGAGCCGGAGTTCCGACCACCTATGTCAGAAGTGGTTCAAGCGCTGGTTCGATTAGTGCAACGAACTAACATGAGTAAGAGGACAACGTTTGGAACTGATCAAGGAGGATCCAACCGAGGGGGAGATAACCAAGAATCACAAGACATGTAA